From the genome of Micrococcales bacterium:
GTGCGACCAGTAGGCAAATACAGGTGACGGTGCGGGCGCCGCGTTCGAACAGGTACTCAATTGAAGCCACCAGCGTCCCGCCGGTGGCCAACATGGGATCCAGAAGATAGCACTGGCGGCCTGACAGATCGTCTGGCAGGCGGTTGGCGTAGGTAATGGCCTGCAGGGTTTCTTCGTCGCGTTGCAGACCCAGGAAACCGACCTCGGCGCTGGGCAGTAGCCGGGTCATACCCTCCAGCATGCCTAACCCGGCGCGCAGGATTGGCACCACAAGTGGCCGCGGCTTGGTCAGCCTAACGCCAGTGGCTGGCCCCACAGGTGTCTCGATGCTCTCCGGTTCAACGGCAATGTCGCGAGTGGCCTCATAGGCCAGAAGCGTGACCAGTTCTTCAACTAAGG
Proteins encoded in this window:
- the upp gene encoding uracil phosphoribosyltransferase, with protein sequence MQVHVAEHPLISHKLTRLRDETTDSPTFRALVEELVTLLAYEATRDIAVEPESIETPVGPATGVRLTKPRPLVVPILRAGLGMLEGMTRLLPSAEVGFLGLQRDEETLQAITYANRLPDDLSGRQCYLLDPMLATGGTLVASIEYLFERGARTVTCICLLVAPEGLKAVEDAVGGRGDVCIVTAAVDQCLNNKAYIVPGLGDAGDRLYGIV